The Lujinxingia vulgaris genome segment CCGCGAGTCGCCGAAGATGGGGAAACCCCGGAGATCGCCGCGACCGTCGCCGAGGTGGGCGATGACGTCTTTGAGGCGATGGCGACCCACGGCTTTCGGATGCCTCTGGTCGACAGTGAGCTCTATCCGGCCAGCGCCGATGATGGTGGTGATGAGCGCTTTGATATTTACCTGCTCAACTTTGAGGCCGGCGACGGGCAGTTTGTGCCCGAATACTGCACACAGGAGTCGCCCGAGCGGTGTGCGGGTTATGCGATGCTCGACCACGCTTTTGTGCCGCTCTACTACCCCTCGCGGGAGCTTGCGGTGAAGATCGTGGTCAGCCACGAGATCTTTCACGCGGTGCAGTCGGCCTACCGCGCCGATTGGCCGGCGTGGGCCTCCGAGGGGAGCGCGAGCTGGTATGAGGAGCTCGTCTACCCGGATCAGGACGATTTTGAGCGGCTCACCGGCTACTACTTCGAGGACTCGGCGCGCAGCCTCAACGACCGGGCGCGCGGCCCCTCCGATGGGTTTGCGTACGGGGCGGGGATCTTTTTCTACTTTCTCGATGTGGTCTTCGGGCCGGAGATGATCGTGGCGGTGGCGGAGCGTTTTGCGACCACGGAGACGATCGAGGAGGCGCTTCAGGCCGAGCTTTTGGAGAACTTCAGTGAGGCCGACGACGCGCTGGAGCTTTTTGCGATCTACAACCTCTTTACTGGCGAGCTGGCCGGGGAGGGGGAGGGCTACCCGCAGGCAGAGCGTTTTGACGGGGTGGAGGTCGTGGATCTTCCGGGCGATGGCGCGTTTAACTGGGAGCAGAATGTCGACGCGTTCAGCGCGCGTTTTGCGCGCTGGGAGGTGACTGTGCCGATGACGCTTACGCCGGTGGAGGCGGAGGGGTGGCCGGCGGCGAGGCTCGCGCTGATCCGGGGCGGTCAGCAGGAGAGTGATGGCTATGAGAGCCTGGAGGTCGGCGACACGGTGGAGGTCGGGCCGGAGGATTCGCCGGTGTACCTGGTGGCCAGCCAGGGGCTGGAGGAAGACGCGGTGATCAGCGCTCAGGGGCGAGTGTTGCGCGAGGATCCGCAGGTGCCCTCGAATGATGGGCGTGATGAGGAAGGGGGCGGTTGTTCGCAGGCCGGCTCCGGGAGCACGTCGGGCGTGGTCTGGGCGCTTCTGGGACTATGTTTGATGGGGCGGCGCGTGCGTCGCAAGCGATGATGGAGGGGGTGAGCGCGGCGGTCGAGCGTCTGGCCGAGGCGCTCGGCCTGGGGCTTGTGGAGACCACATTGGGGGTGGTGGCGGTGCTGGGGTTTGTAGTGGCCCTTGTGTGGGGGCGTCTGCGCAGGCGTTGGCGCAGCGCGCGGGCACGTCGCCAGGGGAGGTACGCGCGTCGAGCCGAGGTGCGGGCCGGCCGGTGGCTGCAGAAGGAAGGCTTTGAGCTCATTGAGGAGCAGGCCTGGCGCGACTGGGTGGTGCGCGTCAACGACGACGAGGAAGTTGTGCGATTGTCGGCCGACTGGCTTGTCGAGCGCGCCGGCAAGCGCTATGTGGTGGAGGTTAAGACTGGCAAACGCGCTCCATCGGTCCGCAACTCCGCCACGCGGCGGCAGATGCTGGAGTATCTCTGCGCCTATGAGGTCGACGGGGTGATCCTGATGGACATGGAGTCGGGGGAGCTTGTGGAGGTGGAGTTTCCGGTCCGCGTGGTGCGGGAGTAGGTTGTGTAAGTGATTGAAGGATAACGAAGTTTCACACGGAAGAATGGAAGATGCGTGCCCGGGGTGCTGTTGAAGCCTGATGTGTCGGGGAGCGTCAAAGGGGATGGTCAGGTGAATCAGGTCCATGAGGGCAGAGCGATGACGACAGGGCAGATGCAGGCAGTGGGGAGGCAGGAGCAGGAGGCGTCGCAGCGAGCCCATAGCGGGTTGGCGGGGCGTTGCGTGCTGCTGGTTGAGGATGATGAGGCGGTGCGCGAGCTGATCGCGATCTTGCTCAAAGACCTCGGGGTGGAGGTGGTGGAGCTGGGCGATGGTATCGAAGCGCTCAACTATGTGGCCGCCTCGGAGGTGTATCGGCGCTCGGTGCGTCGCCCGGACCTGATCGTGGCGGACATCAACATGCCCAACTTCAGCGGGCTCGATCTTATGATGGGGCTGCGCGAGAGCCGGGTGCGCCCGCCGGTGGTGCTGGTCACCGCCGTCAACGACGAAGACATCCAGGCCGAGGCTCGCCGGCTGGGCGCGGTGAGCATCGTGCAGAAACCCTTTGAGGTCGACGATCTGCTCGGTGAGGTCGCCGGCGCGCTTCTGCGCGCAGAGCAGGTCGACGAAGATCTTGTCGAGAGTTGAGCTGTGAGCTCAGCGGCGGGGGTTAGCGGGTCCAGTCTTCGATGGTCCAGCCGCGGCGCTGCGCCTCGCGCCGAAGGCGCGGGTCGGGGTTGACCACCCGGGGGTGCCCGACCTCCAGGAGCATGGGCAGGTCGGAGTATGAGTCGGTGTAAAAGTAGGAGGCCTTGAGATCGACGCCGGCCTGCTCGGCCCATTTCGTGGCCCAGAAGACTTTGCCTGGGCCGTAGCAGATGGGGCGCTCAAAGGTGCCCCGCAGCGCCCCGTCGGCGTCGATGGGAAACTGGTTGGAGAGCCAGGCGTCGAGCTGCCAGTGGTCCGCGGCAAGTTTGGACATAAAGGGGCTGCTGGCGGTGAGCAGCACCAGGGGGTGGGCCTCAGCGCGGTGACGCTCAAGCGCGGCCTCGGCGCCGGGCTGCACCGTTTTGAGCACATGATCTTCGAAAAATTGGCGGGTGCGCTCGCGCAGTGATTCGGCGGGCTGGCCGCGGTAGTGGCGTACGGCCTCGGCGAAGGCCCGCTCCATATCGACCAGCGAGAGGTGGTAGAGCCCCATCCACGCCGACGCCTTCAAGAATTGCAGCGCCGAGATACGCCCCGCCCGCCGCTCATGGCGCGCGTAGACAAACGCGCTGTTGATGGCGATGAGGGTGCGATCGAGGTCGAAGAAGGCGGCGGGACGCCCGGTGGGTTGGGTCATGAGGATGAACCGGTTCAGAGTCTCAGTGCAGGGTGGAAGAGGCTGCTTCCACCCGGTCGGGGATGCCAGCTTCGAGGACTTCGCGAATCCTGGCAAGTTCGCCGGCGGGTGAGAGTGGCCCCATACGGCCGAGCAGCTCGACCAGGCGCGCGCCGGGTTTTCCGCCCGGGGCGAGTACGCGCAGGTGAAGGTCCACCTCGGTGGCTGCGCCTCCTTCGACGGGCGCAAAGCTCACCCAGCCTTCGTGAAAGAGGTCGGAGGGCTCCACCGCGCGCCATACCAGGAGACGCTCGGGCTGATCGTCAATGATCTCAACCTCACTCTTCACCACCACCTCGCCGGGGCCTTTAAAGCTCCAGATGGAGCGCTCGTCGTCGATGCGGTCGATGTCGTGGATGCGCGGCAGGTAGATGGCCAGGTTTTCGACCTCTCGCCAGAAGGCGTAGACTTCGGCCGGAGCGCGGTTGATGGTGATGGCGCGGTGGATCGGCGCCATCTCGCGGGCAGCGGTGTGCAGCAGGCGGCGATGCCAGCCTTTTTCAAAGAGCTGCTCATCGCGGGCCGCCCGGTAGGCCACGCCGACGCCGATGCCGGTTAAGAAGTAGCCAAAAAATCCGCGGCGCTTGAGCCCGTAAGCGCTCAGCAGCGCGCCGGCGATGAGCGGCAGGGGGTTGATGGCCTCCAGGCCGGCGCCGCTGCGCGCGCCCGGCTCGCGGCTCAGGGCGTTGAGCGCCATCACGGTGTCGGAGCGTTGGTCGCGGGAGCTCATAGACGAACCTCGGAAAGGGGAATAGAAGCCGTGCGCTCAGGTTGTGAGCCGTAGGCCGGCGCTCACGCCAGGCGGCGGCCTGAGATAATGTGTTGTTTTAAAGCCTAAGCACCGGGATCGGGAGGCGCCAGCGCCCAGCGCTTGACCCTGCCCCGGCCACCGACTACTAGCAGGGCGGCGTCGGGCAGGCCCTGAC includes the following:
- a CDS encoding MXAN_6640 family putative metalloprotease; the protein is MQGHAQQRIVAAALAAAALVVGVSEAQALRPTDPGHLQSYGVEARYLDSAGGHVRVWYATEGEHRSPRVAEDGETPEIAATVAEVGDDVFEAMATHGFRMPLVDSELYPASADDGGDERFDIYLLNFEAGDGQFVPEYCTQESPERCAGYAMLDHAFVPLYYPSRELAVKIVVSHEIFHAVQSAYRADWPAWASEGSASWYEELVYPDQDDFERLTGYYFEDSARSLNDRARGPSDGFAYGAGIFFYFLDVVFGPEMIVAVAERFATTETIEEALQAELLENFSEADDALELFAIYNLFTGELAGEGEGYPQAERFDGVEVVDLPGDGAFNWEQNVDAFSARFARWEVTVPMTLTPVEAEGWPAARLALIRGGQQESDGYESLEVGDTVEVGPEDSPVYLVASQGLEEDAVISAQGRVLREDPQVPSNDGRDEEGGGCSQAGSGSTSGVVWALLGLCLMGRRVRRKR
- a CDS encoding HAD family hydrolase, with product MTQPTGRPAAFFDLDRTLIAINSAFVYARHERRAGRISALQFLKASAWMGLYHLSLVDMERAFAEAVRHYRGQPAESLRERTRQFFEDHVLKTVQPGAEAALERHRAEAHPLVLLTASSPFMSKLAADHWQLDAWLSNQFPIDADGALRGTFERPICYGPGKVFWATKWAEQAGVDLKASYFYTDSYSDLPMLLEVGHPRVVNPDPRLRREAQRRGWTIEDWTR
- a CDS encoding response regulator gives rise to the protein MTTGQMQAVGRQEQEASQRAHSGLAGRCVLLVEDDEAVRELIAILLKDLGVEVVELGDGIEALNYVAASEVYRRSVRRPDLIVADINMPNFSGLDLMMGLRESRVRPPVVLVTAVNDEDIQAEARRLGAVSIVQKPFEVDDLLGEVAGALLRAEQVDEDLVES
- a CDS encoding SRPBCC family protein, with the protein product MSSRDQRSDTVMALNALSREPGARSGAGLEAINPLPLIAGALLSAYGLKRRGFFGYFLTGIGVGVAYRAARDEQLFEKGWHRRLLHTAAREMAPIHRAITINRAPAEVYAFWREVENLAIYLPRIHDIDRIDDERSIWSFKGPGEVVVKSEVEIIDDQPERLLVWRAVEPSDLFHEGWVSFAPVEGGAATEVDLHLRVLAPGGKPGARLVELLGRMGPLSPAGELARIREVLEAGIPDRVEAASSTLH